The sequence below is a genomic window from Planctomycetota bacterium.
CACGCTTGAAGATGCCGCCGCAGCACATGACTTGCAGTTCGGGGTTGGTCCCGTGGTCGCGAAGCTTGTCGATCAACTGCCGAGCCGCAGGCATCTCGCTCGGCAGCGTGGCAAAGAGGATGATCAAGTCCGCACGCCACAGTCCGGCGAGGTGGTTCGCCTCATCTGCCGGGATGCCACCGCCGAGGAACTTGACCTCGTAGCCATCGCTCTCGAAGAGGTCGGCCGTGATCTGTCCGCCGAGCTCTTCGCCCTGGGCGTCACCGCAGATGACCATGACGCGACGGTCGTTGCTCTCTGCGATCGGCAGCTGACCGGTGAGGCGGTCGACGACGGCACGGTTGAGACGCGTCGCCATGTGCTCGGCAGCGAGGCTGATCTTGGCTTCCTTGTACAGCTCGCGAATCGACTCCATCGCGGGCCAGCACAGCTCCAGGAGGATGCGCTTCGGATCGACGCCGCACTCGCTGGCCTTGTCGACGAGTTCGCGGCACGCCGGCCGATCGCCTGCGAGGAGTGCTTCGGCGTAGTGCTGAAACAGCGGCGTGTCGGACAGCTTGCCGATGTCGGCGGTGGGCTTCTGTTCGTTGATCTCTTCGTTCGTGTCGGCGTCGTAGTCGGCGATGCGAAGGTGCGGGCGGTTGCCGCGTTTCTGGTTCTTGAGGGTCACTGGGGTCCTTCCGTTGCTTGGGTGTTGCGT
It includes:
- a CDS encoding B12-binding domain-containing protein, with product MTLKNQKRGNRPHLRIADYDADTNEEINEQKPTADIGKLSDTPLFQHYAEALLAGDRPACRELVDKASECGVDPKRILLELCWPAMESIRELYKEAKISLAAEHMATRLNRAVVDRLTGQLPIAESNDRRVMVICGDAQGEELGGQITADLFESDGYEVKFLGGGIPADEANHLAGLWRADLIILFATLPSEMPAARQLIDKLRDHGTNPELQVMCCGGIFKRAPGLGEEIGADLVAVDAGDATQVAADNRGKKATAIQQTVGRNRRNRVAKEKRAEIAARRARKAA